Proteins from one Podospora pseudoanserina strain CBS 124.78 chromosome 1, whole genome shotgun sequence genomic window:
- the SLX4_2 gene encoding 5'-flap endonuclease (COG:L; EggNog:ENOG503Q4XE), producing the protein MSSLHFVVLSKSSGFAHSFRLSDATRSLSLTTVHSVLNASKRSFVTTSRNQDQGPLFEKAKTMDPKLYTKSAAPSSTKWPAPSPSASILVISPTNKVLLLKRVKTASSFASAHVFPGGNVDEFHDGVTAKDEHLDNIVYRNAAIRETFEETGILLSKSHVEVSDEVRDKGRKDVYNRQITFGGWIKNHGGVADTDSLIPFTRWITPPPAKKRFTTQMYLYFLPVSSANSFSEKPSKIHTPTPEGEQEKEHTSAEWEYPLTWLSKAQSGEIMLYPPQFYLLNLLSPFLNNSNTDYATQRKGVRQFLEKVPTSSGEYDSFDGKLKPKVLNTHLIGWKDKVISPSVMFAPGQLYRDETVLSLESPGPELRAQKGNMRGGDAERVVVVEFERKSGPRGIKIVDRREVGRLWEEKERKGARI; encoded by the exons ATGAGCTCTTTGCATTTTGTCGTCCTATCCAAGAGTTCTGGTTTTGCTCACTCATTCCGGCTTTCTGACGCGACGCGctcactctcactcacaACCGTCCACTCGGTGCTCAACGCCAGCAAGAGAAGTTTCGTCACAACGTCAAGAAATCAGGACCAAGGGCCCCTTTTtgaaaaagcaaaaacaatGGACCCCAAACTGTACACCAAGTCAGCTGCACCGTCGTCGACCAAGTGGCCTGCGCCCAGTCCCAGTGCCAGCATCCTGGTCATCTCGCCCACCAACAAAGTAttgctgttgaagagagTGAAGACGGCCTCTTCTTTTGCGTCCGCGCATGTATTTCCTGGTGGCAACGTGGATGAGTTTCATGATGGGGTGACGGCCAAGGATGAGCACCTGGACAATATCGTCTATCGAAATGCTGCCATCCGTGAGACTTTTGAAGAGACGGGTATTTTGTTGAGTAAAAGCCATGTTGAAGTCAGTGATGAAGTGAGGGACAAGGGACGAAAGGATGTCTACAACAGACAGATCACctttgggggttggatcAAGAACCATGGTGGTGTGGCGGACACAG actccctcatccccttcaccaGATGGAtcaccccacccccagccaAAAAGCGCTTCACAACCCAAATGTACCTCTACTTCCTCCCAGTATCCTCCGCCAACTCGTTCTCTGAAAAGCCCAGCAAGATCCACACCCCTACCCCAGAAGGCGAGCAGGAAAAGGAGCACACCTCTGCGGAGTGGGAGTACCCCCTCACCTGGCTGTCCAAGGCCCAAAGCGGGGAGATTATGCTTTACCCACCGCAATTCTACCTCTTGaatctcctctccccctttttgAACAACTCCAATACGGATTATGCCACGCAgcggaagggggtgaggcaATTTCTGGAAAAGGTGCCGACTTCAAGCGGGGAGTACGACTCGTTTGATGGAAAGCTCAAGCCCAAGGTGTTGAATACCCATCTGATTGGCTGGAAAGACAAGGTTATCTCGCCTAGTGTGATGTTTGCGCCGGGGCAGCTGTACAGGGACGAGACCGTGTTGAGTTTGGAGTCGCCTGGTCCTGAGCTCAGGGCTCAAAAGGGGAAcatgaggggaggggatgcggagagggtggtggttgttgaatTTGAGAGGAAGAGTGGCCCGAGGGGGATCAAGATTGTTgacaggagggaggtggggaggctgtgggaggagaaggagaggaagggggcgaGGATATGA